From Primulina tabacum isolate GXHZ01 chromosome 2, ASM2559414v2, whole genome shotgun sequence, one genomic window encodes:
- the LOC142537060 gene encoding LRR receptor-like serine/threonine-protein kinase RPK2 gives MGLLTSAVKWCNIHKPLKFFSFLCVLFLVRNNGVSGSDSDKSALLAFKDSVSDPNGALNGWSLETRDHCSWAGISCDSSYRVVALNLTGGGNSFSCARISQFPLYGFGIRRLCLGRDSKVKILGKLPVAVAKLSELKILSLPFNELNGEIPVEIWGMEKLEVLDLEGNYISGSLPASFSGLMKLKVLNLGFNELFGELPSSLSNCAALQELNLAGNQINGSIPGFFGGFRLLRGLYLSYNLLSGSIPAEIGDGCGKLEHLDLSSNYLSESIPKSLGNCGVLKTLLLYSNVLEDTIPSEIGQLSQLEVLDVSRNNFGGAIPSEIGNCTNLEVLVLSNSWDPLPDVSRLDSRSKFGKLAFTADEFNFYDGSIPAGITSLSSLRMLWAPQANLEGDFPSSWGECNNLEMLNLAQNFFTGEISERFSNCKKLSFLDLSSNRLSGEINDKIPVPCMILFDISGNFMSGSIPKFNFGSCSPIQSNHERSVEPCDPFSACVSYFGFRTQFEDFLPYPGHCGSFVILHNFGSNNFTGPVLSMPIASERLGNHSVYAFLAGRNKLTGTFPGTLFEKCDLVKGTIINVTDNGLSGQIPTDIATMCKSLIVLDSSSNKIAGSLPPSFGRLISLFVLNLSWNTLQGPIPSTLGEIKDLQYLSLSGNYLNGSIPTNLGQLYSLEVLDLSWNSLSGEIPKDLSNLMNLTILLLNNNKLTGQLPPNLANVSSLSMFNVSFNNLSGPVPLNDSFIQCNCYLGNPLLHCPMSSLSSSFADQQGRTGNLQNDASLNPEENGGDGGLNSIEVASITSAAAIVSVLIALIVLLCYTRKWKPRSRVSGTSRKEVIVFTDIGVPLTFENVVLATGSFNASNCIGSGGFGATYKAEIAPGVLVAIKRLALGRFQGVQQFDAEIKTLGRFRHQNLVTLIGYHASETEMFLVYNYLPGGNLEKFIHERSVRDVDWRILHKIALDIARALAYLHDQCVPRVLHRDVKPSNILLDEEYNAYLSDFGLARLLGTSETHATTGVAGTFGYVAPEYAMTCRVSDKADVYSYGVVLLELISDKKALDPSFSSYGNGFNIVAWGSMLLSQGRAKEFFASGLWDAGPHDDLVEVLHLAVVCTADSLSNRPTMKQVMRRLKQLHPPSW, from the coding sequence ATGGGTCTTTTAACGTCTGCTGTGAAATGGTGCAATATTCATAAACCGTTGAAGTTCTTCAGTTTCTTATGTGTGTTGTTTTTGGTTCGTAACAACGGAGTTTCGGGCTCCGATTCGGATAAATCTGCACTCTTGGCCTTCAAGGATTCGGTTTCGGATCCTAACGGGGCTCTGAATGGATGGAGTTTGGAAACTCGAGATCATTGCTCGTGGGCCGGGATTTCTTGTGATTCGAGTTATCGGGTCGTAGCCTTGAATCTCACCGGTGGAGGTAATTCTTTTTCTTGTGCTAGAATTTCTCAATTCCCACTGTACGGTTTTGGAATTAGGAGGCTTTGTTTAGGTCGCGATAGTAAAGTTAAAATCTTGGGTAAACTGCCTGTGGCCGTTGCTAAGCTGAGCGAGCTTAAGATTTTATCACTTCCTTTCAACGAACTCAATGGTGAAATTCCTGTGGAGATTTGGGGTATGGAAAAACTTGAGGTTCTTGACCTCGAAGGTAATTATATTTCAGGATCGTTGCCTGCTTCTTTTAGTGGGTTGATGAAATTGAAAGTGCTTAACTTGGGTTTCAATGAGCTTTTCGGGGAGTTACCCAGTTCCTTATCAAACTGTGCGGCTCTTCAAGAACTGAATTTAGCTGGTAATCAAATTAATGGATCGATTCCAGGATTTTTTGGGGGTTTTAGACTTTTGAGGGGCCTTTATTTGTCCTATAATCTACTTAGTGGATCGATTCCTGCTGAGATTGGGGATGGTTGTGGGAAGCTTGAACATTTAGATCTTTCGAGTAATTATTTATCTGAATCTATTCCGAAAAGTCTTGGGAACTGTGGGGTGTTGAAGACCCTTTTGCTGTACTCTAATGTGTTGGAGGACACCATTCCGAGTGAAATTGGTCAACTGAGTCAACTTGAAGTGCTGGATGTGtcaagaaacaattttggtggtGCTATACCGAGTGAGATTGGAAATTGCACAAATTTAGAAGTCCTCGTTTTGTCGAATTCATGGGATCCTCTTCCGGATGTTTCGCGGTTAGACAGTAGATCTAAATTTGGAAAATTAGCGTTTACAGCTGATGAATTCAATTTTTATGATGGTAGCATTCCTGCCGGAATCACGAGTCTCTCGAGCTTGAGGATGTTGTGGGCTCCTCAAGCGAATTTGGAAGGAGATTTTCCTTCAAGTTGGGGTGAATGCAATAATTTGGAGATGTTGAACTTGGCTCAGAACTTTTTCACTGGGGAAATCTCCGAGAGGTTTAGCAATTGCAAGAAGCTGAGCTTTCTTGATTTGAGCTCAAACAGACTTAGTGGGGAGATAAATGACAAAATTCCTGTTCCCTGTATGATTCTGTTTGATATCAGTGGAAATTTTATGTCAGGTTCAAttccaaaatttaattttggatCTTGTTCTCCTATTCAATCCAATCACGAGCGTTCTGTTGAGCCTTGTGATCCTTTCTCTGCCTGTGTATCATATTTTGGTTTTAGAACTCAATTTGAAGACTTTTTGCCGTATCCTGGACATTGTGGTAGTTTTGTAATATTGCATAATTTTGGTTCTAACAACTTTACCGGCCCTGTGCTGTCAATGCCTATCGCGTCAGAAAGGTTAGGTAATCACAGTGTTTATGCATTTCTTGCCGGGAGGAACAAGCTTACTGGAACATTTCCTGGAACCCTTTTTGAGAAGTGTGATCTAGTGAAAGGGACAATTATCAATGTCACTGACAATGGGTTATCTGGTCAAATTCCAACCGATATTGCCACTATGTGCAAGTCTTTGATCGTCCTGGATTCTTCCAGTAACAAAATAGCTGGAAGCTTGCCTCCTAGCTTTGGCCGCTTAATTTCACTTTTTGTTCTAAATCTGAGCTGGAACACTCTCCAAGGACCGATTCCTAGTACCCTTGGTGAGATTAAGGATCTCCAGTATCTTTCTTTGTCTGGAAATTACCTGAATGGTTCGATCCCCACAAACTTGGGGCAGTTATACTCTCTAGAAGTTCTTGATCTATCTTGGAACTCGTTATCTGGTGAAATTCCAAAAGATCTTTCAAATTTGATGAATTTAACTATCCTTCTTTTGAACAATAATAAGCTAACTGGGCAGCTTCCCCCCAACTTGGCAAATGTCTCCTCTCTGTCGATGTTTAACGTGTCATTTAATAATTTGTCTGGGCCCGTGCCTTTGAACGATAGTTTTATCCAGTGCAATTGCTATCTTGGGAATCCACTTCTCCATTGCCCCATGTCCTCTTTATCTTCATCTTTTGCTGATCAACAGGGAAGAACAGGGAATCTGCAAAATGATGCTTCTTTGAATCCAGAAGAAAATGGGGGCGATGGTGGGTTGAACTCAATTGAAGTTGCTTCTATAACATCCGCTGCAGCCATTGTCTCAGTTCTTATTGCGCTTATTGTCCTCCTATGCTATACTAGAAAGTGGAAACCAAGGTCCCGAGTTAGTGGAACTTCTAGAAAGGAAGTGATAGTCTTTACTGACATTGGGGTTCCTCTAACATTCGAGAATGTGGTGCTTGCCACTGGGAGTTTTAACGCCAGCAACTGTATCGGCAGTGGAGGTTTTGGAGCAACATACAAAGCAGAGATTGCGCCTGGTGTCTTAGTGGCTATTAAACGGCTTGCATTAGGTCGTTTCCAAGGCGTTCAACAATTTGATGCAGAAATCAAAACCCTGGGAAGGTTTCGTCATCAAAATCTTGTGACTTTGATAGGATATCATGCCAGTGAGACTGAAATGTTTCTTGTGTATAACTACTTACCAGGTGGCAATCTTGAAAAATTTATACATGAACGATCGGTTAGAGATGTTGATTGGAGGATACTGCACAAGATCGCCTTGGACATTGCTCGGGCACTTGCCTATTTACATGACCAGTGTGTGCCACGAGTGCTTCATCGAGACGTGAAGCCTAGCAATATATTGTTGGATGAGGAATATAATGCCTATTTATCTGATTTTGGACTAGCACGGCTTCTTGGAACTTCAGAAACACATGCAACAACTGGTGTGGCCGGGACATTTGGATATGTAGCTCCTGAATATGCAATGACATGCCGTGTCTCTGACAAGGCTGACGTCTATAGCTATGGGGTTGTACTTCTTGAGTTGATATCCGACAAAAAGGCACTGGATCCCTCGTTTTCATCATACGGAAATGGCTTCAACATCGTTGCTTGGGGAAGCATGCTCTTGAGTCAAGGGCGTGCCAAAGAGTTCTTTGCATCTGGATTGTGGGATGCAGGGCCGCACGACGATTTGGTTGAAGTGCTACACTTGGCCGTGGTGTGCACTGCTGACTCCCTCTCTAACAGGCCGACGATGAAGCAAGTGATGAGACGGCTTAAACAGCTTCATCCTCCATCTTGGTAG
- the LOC142538095 gene encoding protein SPIRAL1-like 3: MGRGVSAGGGQSSLGYLFGSGEAPKNPGEAQNAPSNEPPSKPSAASQAVDNNKRTPAGSSLGNVTNNYFRTDGQNCGNFITDRPSTKVHAAPGGGSSLNYLFSDGNK, encoded by the exons ATGGGTCGTGGAGTCAGTGCTGGTGGCGGCCAAAGTTCTTTGGGTTACCTGTTTGGAAGTGGAGAGGCCCCAAAAAATCCTGGAGAAGCACAAAATGCACCAAGTAATGAGCCTCCTTCGAAGCCTTCTGCTGCTTCTCAAGCAGTGGATAACAATAAGCGGACTCCTGCCGGCAGCAGCCTTGGTAATGTCACAAACAACTACTTCAGAACAGATGGGCAGAATTGCGGAAACTTTATAACT GACCGACCATCAACGAAGGTCCATGCTGCACCTGGGGGTGGCTCCTCCCTGAATTACCTATTCAGCGATGGGAACAAATGA
- the LOC142537057 gene encoding protein LONGIFOLIA 1-like → MPSLMDENRDFRKQIGCMNGISQLFDRHHYLTSWRISSHNNKKLLLGTQYQLNSQHATRAAVEKVQDIQKLKQRVSMDSSLDSHGTAGPASFPQRRISVHEGTLDLRDVVKGSMYREARCVPVKIQTNDKSRDHVMKHIDSPRPMMQQHKSGQPETTASEGSKLFFAKFQESTKNSKAARLALPRLSFDGRESRDTFQSTMKNKELPRLSLDSKASSMKYSFLESRSTLLSRDYLQMESESYSQVLPLKQEPGGQNRSSSVVAKLMGLDDFPDTISAEKRKIKKFELDPKETLLSKSSATIEKSKQNQVSYSPRASQNNPTSPSLWLHSASSIKKPTETSRFSMEPAPRRQHCPTQGSQKKAQQSRKAPTITQHLSSSVYGEVEKRVTELEFKKSGKDLRALQQILEAMQKTRERLENQIVEPAEVTSQRSSILEDSFSDQSSTLSMWQNSDNYLKVPGTMGPRPAKHSVSYIVIKKPTKVIDEKKLSSSNQLTELGTHRQRIQTLDLKHERGNSAHIQKAKDLTPRNNNLKYTSKHLPSIDNRTTRRTLELAGTLKEPQLMKADNCSGRSLVALSGRLRQNLPKSVGKSNATVDTSSDSGRIKMQSKKKMVEKSSRNKNRSTKSKYLELSDDQLSDISSETRFSSYQGDSVSVKSESNDSLASHIETEVISSAHSINPNASQVRRQTPELPVTMQEQPSPVSVLDATFYGEDSSSPVKKTSTDFRDQSPSPDEANWHFENLNHFIDCPRTDHSHVVHETRLLKSESEELAPNQNEMGNQRYINKILHTSGVLKSASFIPMASQFLSSCHVINPDTFNVLEQMEETTPRANREFIEKNSQKLLNQKNKRKLVFDMVNEILVQKITSGKRFITGKRRISPSMLAKEICQEMECLCRIPDNNFEELEDDRLKRILTGDMMYQSEDWAEYSGEVPALVLDIERQIFKDLVNEVVSADHAIVRGRTKKHRKQLFTM, encoded by the exons ATGCCTTCCTTAATGGACGAGAATCGAGATTTTCGGAAGCAGATAGGATGCATGAATGGCATTTCTCAACTTTTTGATCGTCACCATTACCTTACAAGTTGGCGAATTAGCAGCCACAACAATAAAAAACTACTTTTAG GTACCCAATACCAGTTGAACTCCCAACATGCAACGAGAGCTGCGGTG GAAAAAGTTCAGGATATCCAGAAGTTGAAACAAAGAGTTTCCATGGATTCATCACTTGATTCTCATGGCACAGCAGGACCAGCATCATTCCCACAAAGACGAATCTCCGTTCACGAAGGCACGCTTGATCTTCGTGATGTAGTGAAAGGATCCATGTACAGAGAAGCCCGTTGCGTGCCTGTCAAAATCCAGACGAATGATAAAAGTAGAGACCATGTCATGAAGCACATCGACTCTCCCAGGCCCATGATGCAGCAGCACAAATCCGGGCAACCAGAAACCACGGCTTCCGAGGGATCAAAACTGTTTTTTGCTAAGTTCCAAGAAAGTACGAAGAACTCCAAGGCTGCACGACTGGCACTTCCTCGTTTGTCTTTTGATGGGAGAGAATCGAGAGACACATTTCAGTCGACTATGAAGAACAAAGAACTCCCTAGATTATCTTTAGACAGTAAAGCAAGTTCCATGAAGTATTCGTTCCTTGAGTCGAGGTCGACTTTACTTAGCAGGGACTACCTGCAAATGGAAAGTGAGAGCTACAGCCAAGTTCTCCCTTTGAAACAAGAACCAGGAGGTCAAAACCGATCATCTAGTGTTGTGGCAAAACTAATGGGCTTGGATGATTTCCCAGATACCATTTCAGCTGAGAAAAGGAAGATTAAAAAGTTTGAGTTGGACCCCAAAGAAACTTTACTTTCAAAATCATCCGCAACAATAGAGAAAAGCAAGCAAAATCAAGTTTCTTATTCCCCACGTGCTTCACAGAACAATCCTACATCTCCATCGCTATGGTTGCATAGTGCCAGTTCTATCAAGAAACCAACTGAAACTTCAAGGTTTTCAATGGAACCAGCTCCTCGGAGGCAACATTGCCCCACTCAAGGTTCACAAAAAAAGGCCCAACAAAGTAGGAAAGCACCAACAATTACCCAACATCTATCTTCTTCAGTTTATGGTGAAGTTGAGAAGAGGGTGACAGAGCTTGAGTTTAAGAAGTCGGGAAAGGATCTCAGAGCCCTTCAACAGATTCTTGAAGCAATGCAGAAAACAAGAGAGAGGTTAGAAAACCAGATAGTGGAGCCTGCTGAGGTTACATCACAAAGGAGTTCCATTTTGGAAGACAGTTTCTCGGACCAGAGTTCTACCTTGTCAATGTGGCAGAATTCAGACAACTACCTCAAAGTCCCTGGCACCATGGGCCCCAGACCTGCTAAGCATTCAGTTTCTTATATTGTTATAAAGAAACCAACCAAAGTGATTGACGAAAAAAAACTTTCAAGCTCCAATCAGCTCACCGAACTGGGAACACATCGGCAAAGAATCCAAACTCTGGACCTGAAACACGAGAGGGGAAATTCAGCTCACATACAAAAAGCAAAAGATCTTACCCCAAGGAACAATAATCTCAAATACACCAGCAAACATCTTCCTTCAATTGATAATAGGACCACTCGGAGAACTTTAGAGCTGGCAGGAACCTTAAAAGAACCTCAACTCATGAAGGCAGATAATTGCTCTGGAAGAAGTTTAGTAGCGCTGAGTGGAAGATTACGACAAAATCTACCAAAGAGCGTAGGAAAATCCAATGCCACAGTCGACACTTCATCAGACTCCGGTAGAATCAAGATGCAATCCAAGAAGAAAATGGTAGAAAAAAGTTCGCGCAACAAAAACCGCTCAACGAAATCAAAGTACTTGGAGCTAAGTGATGACCAATTGAGCGACATAAGCAGTGAAACAAGGTTTTCAAGTTACCAAGGTGACTCAGTCTCTGTAAAATCAGAAAGCAACGATAGCTTAGCTTCACATATAGAAACAGAGGTCATAAGCTCGGCTCATTCAATCAATCCAAATGCCAGCCAGGTACGAAGACAGA CACCTGAACTACCAGTAACCATGCAGGAACAACCAAGTCCAGTCTCGGTTCTTGATGCTACATTTTATGGCGAAGACTCGTCATCTCCAGTAAAGAAGACATCGACGGATTTTCGAG ATCAGAGTCCAAGTCCTGATGAAGCCAACTGGCATTTTGAGAATCTAAATCATTTCATAGATTGCCCGAGAACTGACCATAGTCACGTAGTTCATGAAACTAGATTGTTGAAAAGTGAATCTGAAGAGTTGGCTCCGAACCAAAATGAAATGGGTAATCAAAGATATATTAACAAGATTCTACATACATCAGGAGTCCTGAAAAGTGCGAGCTTCATCCCAATGGCTAGTCAGTTCCTTTCCTCATGCCATGTGATTAATCCAGACACGTTCAACGTTCTCGAACAGATGGAGGAAACAACGCCGAGAGCGAACAGAGAGTTCATTGAAAAGAACAGTCAGAAGCTACTAAatcaaaaaaacaaaagaaaacttgTGTTTGATATGGTAAACGAAATACTTGTCCAAAAGATCACTTCAGGCAAAAGATTTATCACAGGGAAAAGAAGAATTAGCCCGTCAATGCTCGCGAAAGAAATATGTCAAGAGATGGAGTGCTTGTGCAGAATACCGGATAATAACTTTGAGGAATTAGAGGACGACAGATTAAAAAGAATCTTAACCGGAGATATGATGTACCAATCTGAAGATTGGGCAGAATACAGTGGAGAGGTTCCAGCCTTAGTGTTGGATATAGaacgccaaatctttaaagaTCTGGTTAACGAGGTAGTCTCAGCTGATCATGCAATTGTTCGTGGTCGAACGAAGAAACATCGCAAACAACTATTTACCATGTAG
- the LOC142537056 gene encoding uncharacterized protein LOC142537056 — MIQRGEDFTTLIQEISTKSTQEAKTSKLASSGTSATSWSRLKDPRIVRVSRVFGGKDRHSKVCTAKGLRDRRVRLSVPTAIQLYDLQERLELNQPSKVVDWLLNAAKDEIDKLPPLEIPNGLSFSTQSLRPNPSFLEFGASQSDKLQGLNIGDSANDSLKHQRSSPFWGKSIDNSGETSVRDENWSRNEDENRYVSASICLASRQNPTSFSGFVNSISSHNPFFRLDPSNLTLSQPTQSYGLSTVTANEDLHNFSHLPMSSTLSFASGSQVLLYQPAGTATQSHFSSQIAAMNIEFNDPKQLNYQTLKLSTPSLSPPVNSSSAHSVRPS; from the coding sequence ATGATTCAAAGGGGAGAAGATTTTACTACACTGATTCAAGAAATAAGCACCAAAAGTACACAGGAAGCCAAAACATCCAAGCTGGCCTCATCAGGTACTTCAGCAACATCTTGGTCTAGGTTAAAAGATCCACGAATCGTGCGAGTCTCTCGAGTATTTGGTGGGAAAGATAGACACAGCAAAGTCTGCACAGCCAAAGGCTTGAGGGACAGGCGGGTAAGGCTATCGGTCCCGACTGCCATACAATTGTATGATCTTCAAGAGAGATTAGAGCTAAATCAGCCAAGCAAGGTGGTGGATTGGCTTCTTAATGCTGCGAAAGATGAGATTGATAAATTGCCTCCATTAGAAATCCCTAATGGACTAAGCTTTAGCACACAAAGTCTCCGTCCAAATCCAAGTTTTCTTGAATTCGGAGCTTCGCAATCAGACAAGTTACAAGGTCTAAATATCGGTGACAGTGCGAATGATTCATTAAAACACCAAAGATCAAGTCCTTTCTGGGGGAAATCAATTGACAATTCAGGTGAAACAAGCGTGAGAGATGAGAATTGGTCAAGAAATGAAGATGAAAACCGATATGTTTCTGCAAGCATCTGTTTGGCTTCTAGGCAAAATCCCACTTCGTTCTCAGGTTTTGTGAATAGTATTTCATCACATAATCCATTTTTTAGACTGGATCCTTCAAATTTAACTCTATCTCAACCTACACAAAGCTATGGTTTGAGTACGGTTACAGCGAATGAAGATTTGCATAATTTCAGCCATTTGCCAATGTCATCCACACTGTCTTTTGCATCAGGATCTCAGGTTCTTTTGTACCAACCAGCTGGAACGGCTACACAATCCCATTTCTCTTCACAAATAGCcgcaatgaatatagaattcaACGACCCTAAACAACTGAATTATCAGACCTTAAAATTGTCTACTCCTTCCCTTTCTCCACCTGTTAACTCAAGTTCTGCTCATTCTGTGAGGCCATCATGA
- the LOC142537058 gene encoding nuclear transport factor 2-like: MAMQTVSPLPAPSAQVVGNAFVEQYYHILHQSPELVHRFYNDSSVLSRPDPNGLMTTVTTMKSINDKICSLDYNNYKAEIKTADAQDSYKDGVIVLVTGCLTGKDNLRRKFSQTFFLAPQDNGYYVKNDVFRYVEESEPNISEVTNGVGDSALHYVAQDPEPVQVVDTPTSNNTASHEEEIGTVEEKTIGQEVDEKQISHDRDIVVEAKSHPDENHVSANAESDASAFEDDVPKKSYASIVSSQTKKGPTKVYVPANTARFIKPEKQTVIPAAESLGPEASAPSAPIDTPEGKDDQDEVDGHSIYIRNLPLNATVDQLEAEFKKFGTIKQDGVQVRSNKQQGFCFGFVEFQDFSSMQNAIKASPITIGDRQATVEIKRTTTRVGIGRGRFNSSRGGFRNDNFRGRGNFSGGRTYVRNDSFRGRGNFSSGRNGDGYQQGRGRGNRLLGLSQNTGST, encoded by the exons ATGGCCATGCAAACTGTGAGTCCTCTGCCTGCTCCCAGTGCTCAAGTGGTCGGAAATGCTTTTGTTGAGCAGTATTACCATATTCTTCATCAGTCTCCTGAGTTAGTTCACCGATTTTACAATGATTCGAGTGTGTTGAGTCGCCCAGATCCTAATGGTCTTATGACGACTGTGACAACTATGAAA AGCATCAATGATAAAATTTGTTCCTTGGACTACAACAACTACAAGGCAGAGATAAAGACTGCTGACGCCCAGGATTCGTACAAGGATGGAGTGATTGTCCTAGTTACTGGTTGCTTGACTGGAAAGGACAACCTGAGGAGGAAATTCTCACAAACCTTTTTTCTTGCTCCTCAAGATAATGGGTATTACGTTAAAAATGATGTTTTCCGATATGTGGAGGAGAGTGAACCAAACATCAGTGAAGTGACAAACGGAGTAGGTGACTCAGCATTACATTATGTGGCCCAAGATCCAG AACCTGTTCAAGTGGTTGATACGCCCACCTCAAACAATACAGCTTCTCATGAAGAGGAAATTGGGACTGTGGAGGAGAAAACCATTGGCCAAGAGGTTGATGAAAAACAAATTAGTCATGACAGGGATATTGTTGTTGAAGCTAAATCTCATCCTGATGAGAATCACGTATCTGCGAATGCAGAATCAGATGCTTCTGCATTTGAAGATGATGTTCCCAAAAAATCATATGCATCAATTGTGAGCTCACAAACAAAGAAGGGTCCGACCAAAGTTTATGTCCCTGCTAACACTGCAAGATTTATAAAACCTGAGAAACAAACTGTTATTCCAGCTGCCGAGTCATTGGGCCCTGAAGCATCTGCCCCTTCAGCACCTATTGATACCCCGGAAGGCAAAGATGACCAGGACGAAG TGGATGGTCACTCCATATATATCCGCAATTTGCCTCTAAATGCAACAGTCGATCAGCTTGAAGCTGAATTCAAGAAATTCGGGACTATAAAGCAAGACGGAGTACAAGTCAGAAGCAATAAG CAACAAGGATTCTGTTTTGGCTTTGttgaatttcaagattttaGCTCCATGCAAAATGCAATTAAG GCTTCTCCTATAACAATTGGAGATCGTCAAGCCACAGTGGAGATAAAGAGGACTACAACTCGAG TTGGCATTGGGAGGGGTCGTTTCAATTCTTCACGTGGAGGGTTTCGTAATGACAATTTCAGAGGCCGTGGAAACTTCAGTGGTGGTCGAACCTATGTGAGAAACGATAGCTTCAGGGGCCGAGGGAACTTTAGCAGTGGACGTAATGGGGATGGTTATCAACAAGGAAGAGGGAGAGGTAATCGACTTCTTGGCCTGAGTCAGAATACTGGTTCAACGTAA
- the LOC142538094 gene encoding PI-PLC X domain-containing protein At5g67130, translating into MGVMKQEHLVLITALFLLLRHGIACSNGTCKIGDECSSNGDCEGGLYCFSCTASFSGSRCVRSTATNQFNLVNNSLPFNKYAFLTTHNSYAIGDGNPKLTFTNQEDSVTQQLNNGVRALMLDTYDFDGDIWLCHSFGGECHDYTAFERAIDTLKEIEAFMSANPSEIVTIILEDYVHTPNGLTKVFTDAGLMKYWFPLSKMPKNGGDWPLVSDMVARNQRLLVFTSIKSKENSEGIAYQWNYMVENQYGDDGMKGGSCYNRAESSNLNDTSKSLVLVNYFRSIPIKLMSCVDNSGDLMSMVQTCQAASGNRWANFLAVDFYKRSEGGGSFRSADDLNGQLLCGCNDVHSCVKGSTCSSP; encoded by the exons ATGGGTGTGATGAAGCAAGAACATCTTGTGCTGATCACTGCTCTCTTTCTTTTGCTGAGACACGGCATCGCCTGTTCTAATGGAACCTGCAAG ATTGGGGATGAATGCTCATCGAATGGAGACTGTGAGGGTGGCTTGTATTGCTTTTCATGCACAGCATCGTTTTCAGGGTCAAGATGTGTTAGATCAACTGCCACCAACCAGTTCAACTTAGTG AATAATTCTTTACCGTTCAATAAATACGCGTTTTTGACGACGCACAATTCATACGCGATAGGCGATGGAAATCCAAAGCTAACCTTCACAAATCAAGAAGACAGCGTCACCCAACAGCTTAAT AATGGAGTTCGTGCGTTGATGCTCGATACTTACGACTTCGATGGAGACATTTGGTTATGCCATTCTTTCGGAGGTGAATGCCACGACTACACTGCTTTT GAACGGGCAATAGACACATTGAAGGAAATCGAAGCATTCATGTCTGCAAATCCATCAGAAATAGTGACAATAATCTTGGAGGACTACGTTCACACACCCAACGGATTGACTAAGGTTTTCACAGACGCAGGATTGATGAAGTATTGGTTCCCACTCTCTAAAATGCCTAAAAATGGTGGAGACTGGCCGCTCGTCAGCGACATGGTTGCTCGTAATCAGAGGTTGCTCGTGTTTACTTCCATCAAATCCAAAGAAAACAGTGAAGGGATCGCGTATCAATGGAATTACATGGTCGAAAATCAAT ATGGAGATGATGGAATGAAAGGAGGGAGCTGTTACAATCGGGCAGAATCGTCGAACCTCAACGACACCAGCAAATCTTTGGTTCTGGTGAATTACTTTAGGTCCATCCCCATCAAACTGATGTCCTGTGTGGATAACTCCGGGGACTTGATGAGCATGGTTCAGACCTGCCAAGCCGCGTCCGGCAACCGGTGGGCCAATTTTCTGGCCGTCGATTTTTACAAG AGGAGTGAGGGTGGAGGGTCGTTTCGATCTGCGGACGACTTGAATGGGCAGTTGCTTTGCGGATGCAATGATGTTCATTCATGTGTT AAGGGGTCGACTTGTAGCTCTCCCTGA